In a single window of the Paenibacillus sp. MMS20-IR301 genome:
- a CDS encoding metalloregulator ArsR/SmtB family transcription factor, which translates to MDTTIFSALAEPTRLRMVEILKEGPLGVGEMAERLALRQPQASKHLRVLLEAGLVEVEAAANRRNYRLRTEPLEALDAWLEAYRKLWSERFDQLDDYLRQLQSEDH; encoded by the coding sequence ATGGACACAACGATATTTAGCGCTCTTGCGGAGCCTACCCGGCTGCGGATGGTGGAGATTCTGAAGGAAGGGCCGCTCGGTGTAGGCGAAATGGCCGAGCGTCTTGCGCTACGCCAGCCGCAGGCCTCGAAGCATCTGCGGGTACTGCTGGAAGCCGGACTGGTTGAGGTAGAAGCGGCCGCGAACCGCCGGAATTACAGGCTGCGGACAGAGCCGCTGGAAGCGCTCGATGCCTGGCTGGAAGCCTACCGGAAGCTATGGAGCGAACGCTTCGATCAACTGGACGACTATCTGCGCCAGCTGCAATCCGAGGATCATTGA
- a CDS encoding polyphosphate polymerase domain-containing protein → MAIEVFNRYENKYLFDTESYHKLYNELLEYMEPDEYNKQHEYYSITNLYYDTPHDSLIRSSLAKPKYKEKLRIRAYGVPNGDTKVYLEIKKKVFGLVNKRRTSLKLNEAYDFVASGLEPEFKSYMNKQVIEEIKYLLTRYDLQPKLYLSYDRKAMFCKNNRDLRITFDTNIRCRRYDLKMEHGIYGEELLEPGQWLMEVKAEKTIPVWLAKKLSEHQMYRTSFSKYGNEYKKMLKNSKAERESVLYA, encoded by the coding sequence ATGGCGATCGAAGTCTTCAACCGTTACGAGAACAAATATTTGTTCGACACCGAGTCCTACCACAAACTCTATAATGAGCTGCTGGAATATATGGAGCCTGATGAGTACAACAAACAGCATGAGTACTATTCCATCACTAACCTGTATTATGACACACCGCATGATTCCCTGATCCGCAGCAGCCTGGCCAAGCCGAAATACAAGGAGAAGCTCCGGATCAGAGCCTACGGCGTTCCTAACGGTGACACCAAGGTTTACCTGGAGATTAAGAAAAAAGTATTCGGCCTGGTCAACAAAAGAAGAACCTCGCTCAAGCTGAATGAAGCCTATGATTTCGTCGCAAGCGGCCTTGAGCCGGAATTCAAAAGCTATATGAACAAGCAGGTCATCGAGGAGATCAAGTACTTATTAACCCGTTATGATCTGCAGCCGAAGCTGTACCTGTCTTACGACCGCAAAGCGATGTTCTGCAAAAATAACCGCGATCTGCGCATCACCTTTGATACGAATATCCGCTGCCGGCGGTACGATCTGAAGATGGAGCACGGCATATACGGTGAGGAGCTGCTGGAGCCGGGCCAATGGCTGATGGAAGTGAAGGCCGAGAAGACGATTCCGGTCTGGCTGGCCAAAAAGCTCTCCGAGCATCAGATGTACCGCACCAGCTTCTCCAAATACGGCAATGAATATAAAAAAATGCTGAAGAACAGCAAAGCAGAAAGAGAGAGTGTCCTATATGCTTGA
- the infC gene encoding translation initiation factor IF-3, whose product MAVFINEQIRATEVVLTGLKGEKLGTVSRNEALAMAKSAGADLVCTSLMSSPPPCSLVAKGKGKAAAQSARKSDAGRAPAGGGSNEKVKELRFTAHTQEHDYDTKRRQADKHLRSGKPVQLVVKATGAKEAAAAKAVLERLLADLKEAGSKATGIQTSGKGVQVRVNPGK is encoded by the coding sequence GTGGCCGTATTTATTAATGAACAGATTAGAGCAACCGAGGTGGTGCTCACCGGGCTGAAGGGTGAGAAGCTCGGCACCGTCTCCCGGAATGAAGCGCTGGCGATGGCCAAATCTGCAGGGGCTGATCTGGTCTGTACCTCGCTGATGAGCAGTCCGCCGCCTTGCAGCCTGGTAGCCAAAGGCAAAGGCAAGGCCGCTGCGCAATCAGCGCGCAAGAGTGATGCCGGCCGGGCACCTGCGGGCGGCGGCAGCAATGAGAAGGTGAAGGAGCTGCGCTTCACCGCCCATACCCAGGAGCATGACTACGACACAAAGCGGCGGCAGGCGGACAAGCATTTGCGCTCCGGCAAGCCGGTGCAGCTGGTCGTGAAGGCAACCGGCGCGAAGGAAGCGGCGGCAGCCAAGGCCGTGCTGGAACGGCTGCTGGCGGACCTGAAAGAAGCCGGGAGCAAGGCGACCGGCATTCAGACCAGC
- a CDS encoding Vat family streptogramin A O-acetyltransferase produces the protein MQPIGPDADAIHPNPLIKQVRFIKNTVTRAGIIAGDYSYYDDPDESVSFESRVTHHYDFIGDKLIIGKFCAIARGTEFIMNGANHRMGSVTTYPFNIMGGGWEKAVPELAELPYKGDTVIGNDVWIGQNATIMPGVTIGDGAIIAANATVTRDVPPYHIAGGNPARVLRQRFSDELIQLLLKLRWWDWSAEKITANLEVLCSSDLERIKGLAEGD, from the coding sequence ATGCAGCCTATTGGACCTGATGCAGACGCTATTCATCCGAATCCCCTTATCAAGCAAGTCCGGTTCATCAAAAATACCGTTACCCGCGCGGGAATCATCGCCGGAGATTACTCTTACTACGATGATCCTGACGAGTCGGTCTCCTTCGAGAGCCGGGTCACCCACCACTACGATTTCATCGGCGATAAGCTGATCATCGGCAAATTCTGCGCGATCGCCCGCGGAACCGAATTCATCATGAACGGGGCCAATCACCGGATGGGCTCGGTGACTACCTATCCCTTCAACATTATGGGCGGCGGCTGGGAGAAGGCCGTGCCGGAGCTGGCGGAGCTACCCTACAAGGGCGATACCGTCATCGGCAACGATGTCTGGATCGGCCAGAATGCCACGATCATGCCCGGGGTAACGATTGGCGACGGCGCCATCATCGCCGCTAACGCTACCGTAACCAGAGATGTGCCTCCGTACCACATTGCCGGCGGCAATCCGGCCCGGGTTCTGCGGCAGCGCTTCAGCGATGAGCTGATTCAGCTGCTGCTGAAGCTGCGGTGGTGGGACTGGAGCGCCGAGAAGATTACGGCAAATCTTGAAGTACTGTGCAGCAGTGATCTGGAGCGGATCAAGGGCCTGGCAGAGGGAGACTGA
- a CDS encoding sugar phosphate nucleotidyltransferase: MIALILAAGYATRLYPLTKDTPKPLLPVQGSRTILDLLVERLEVLEEITELLIVTNDRFYPAFERWEQSYTGPKQVRILNDGTASPEERLGAIGDINFVLEREQVQDDLLVLAGDNVLGFGLAGYLDYFHRVNTDCILVRTVDDLEELRSIGVAELDNELRVLSLEEKPQHPRSNIGVFALYIYKQSTLPLFERYLAAGGNPDAPSYFPEWLHSRQEMRAYYTEGTIEDVGTPEAYAEMRARLSSNEA, from the coding sequence ATGATCGCATTAATCTTGGCTGCGGGCTATGCTACCCGCCTGTATCCGTTAACCAAAGACACGCCAAAGCCGCTCCTTCCCGTTCAAGGGAGCCGGACGATTCTCGATCTGCTGGTGGAACGCCTGGAGGTGCTGGAGGAAATAACGGAGCTTCTGATTGTAACGAACGACCGGTTCTATCCGGCCTTTGAGCGGTGGGAGCAGAGCTACACCGGTCCGAAGCAGGTGAGAATTCTGAATGACGGCACGGCTTCACCTGAGGAGCGGTTAGGTGCGATTGGTGATATCAACTTTGTGCTGGAGCGGGAGCAAGTGCAGGATGATCTGCTGGTACTGGCTGGAGATAATGTGCTCGGATTCGGCCTTGCAGGATATCTGGATTATTTTCACAGGGTGAATACCGACTGCATTCTGGTCCGGACAGTGGATGATCTGGAGGAGCTGCGCAGTATAGGTGTTGCTGAGCTGGACAATGAGCTGCGGGTGCTGTCGCTGGAAGAGAAGCCGCAGCATCCCCGGTCCAACATTGGTGTATTCGCCCTCTATATTTACAAACAGTCGACACTGCCGCTGTTCGAACGCTACCTTGCCGCAGGCGGCAATCCGGATGCGCCGAGCTATTTCCCTGAGTGGCTGCATTCCCGCCAGGAGATGCGGGCGTATTATACGGAGGGTACGATTGAGGATGTCGGCACGCCGGAGGCGTATGCGGAGATGCGTGCCCGGTTAAGCAGCAATGAAGCTTAG
- a CDS encoding Imm51 family immunity protein encodes MDKEQLAQLKRWHEEDEHQQIVDYIQAIPSEARDYEGISCLARAYNNLDRYGEGLEQLLSIAEEGREDPLWHFRTGYSYYYLKQYEQAVEAFERSDSLEPGDGDTRMLLEWSRNGAQRGKREQARRAEALSRADVQADGNGSSLDAFIEYCRDFWEDSDYARKEYVSAPPGDDLIASVEQELGYKLPASYIAMMKQQNGGIPRNTCFPVEEATSWAEDHIAITGIAGIGRDTSYALCGDLGSRFMIEEWGYPDIGVVIGDCPSAGHDVVMLDYRHCGPDGEPEVIHVDQEGNYEITFLAKDYESFIRGLVSEEAFDTSEEDKEDDLRRVTHGAFSPLLQELTAKFTEIDNIEGIIRSICKEIVQEKGHFSLHADERSTLMYDLQFSLYTNAYPETSREQYLEDYSKMIAFGGEFSTGGYAPGFITDWLDNRIQLGMIVEREGIVRLTDKAQEQLLEKLKEAGTMDNADIKPFILVEQSNGGKSVILSVGSYKADLFAARADEGFEGNGYDWGSLAAVFLEEQMPELSGIIRFDPEADMFCAYSSDGEAVVAFAAGFKRACEDDALIRDLFSRAELD; translated from the coding sequence ATGGATAAGGAGCAGCTGGCGCAGCTGAAGCGCTGGCATGAAGAGGATGAGCATCAGCAGATTGTAGATTACATTCAGGCTATTCCGTCTGAGGCGAGAGATTACGAGGGGATCAGCTGCCTGGCCAGAGCTTACAATAATCTGGACCGTTACGGGGAGGGGCTTGAGCAGCTGCTCAGCATTGCGGAAGAAGGCAGGGAGGACCCGTTGTGGCATTTCCGCACAGGGTATTCCTATTATTATCTGAAGCAGTACGAACAGGCTGTAGAGGCTTTTGAACGGTCCGACAGCCTTGAGCCCGGAGACGGGGATACCCGGATGCTGCTGGAATGGAGCCGGAACGGTGCGCAGCGCGGGAAGCGGGAGCAGGCAAGGCGGGCTGAAGCGCTGAGCAGGGCCGATGTACAGGCAGATGGCAATGGAAGCAGCCTGGATGCTTTTATCGAATACTGCCGGGATTTCTGGGAAGACAGCGACTATGCCCGGAAGGAGTATGTATCGGCGCCGCCTGGTGACGATCTGATTGCTTCTGTGGAGCAGGAGCTGGGCTACAAGCTGCCGGCGTCCTACATAGCGATGATGAAGCAGCAGAATGGCGGGATTCCCCGCAACACCTGCTTTCCGGTAGAGGAAGCCACTTCGTGGGCCGAAGATCATATTGCGATTACAGGAATTGCCGGTATCGGCCGTGATACGAGCTATGCCCTGTGCGGCGATCTGGGCAGCCGGTTCATGATCGAGGAATGGGGTTACCCGGACATTGGTGTGGTTATCGGCGACTGCCCATCGGCAGGCCATGATGTGGTGATGCTCGATTACCGCCACTGCGGCCCGGACGGCGAACCGGAGGTGATCCATGTGGATCAGGAGGGCAACTATGAGATTACTTTCCTGGCCAAGGATTATGAGAGCTTCATCCGCGGTCTGGTGAGCGAGGAGGCCTTTGATACATCGGAGGAGGATAAAGAGGATGACCTGCGGAGGGTAACACACGGGGCGTTCTCCCCGCTGCTGCAGGAGTTGACCGCTAAATTCACAGAAATAGATAATATTGAAGGAATCATCCGCAGCATCTGCAAGGAAATTGTACAGGAGAAGGGTCACTTCTCGCTGCATGCCGACGAGCGTTCTACCCTAATGTATGACCTGCAGTTCAGCTTGTATACGAATGCCTATCCGGAGACCTCCCGGGAGCAATATCTAGAGGATTACTCTAAGATGATCGCTTTTGGCGGCGAATTCAGTACAGGCGGATATGCGCCGGGCTTCATTACGGACTGGCTGGATAATAGGATACAGCTTGGCATGATTGTGGAGCGTGAAGGGATAGTCCGGTTGACCGATAAAGCACAGGAGCAATTACTTGAGAAACTGAAGGAGGCAGGAACAATGGATAATGCAGACATTAAGCCGTTTATCCTGGTGGAGCAGAGTAACGGCGGGAAATCAGTGATTCTGAGTGTTGGCAGCTACAAAGCGGATCTGTTCGCTGCGCGTGCAGATGAAGGGTTCGAGGGTAACGGTTATGATTGGGGCTCCCTGGCAGCGGTCTTCCTGGAGGAGCAGATGCCCGAGCTGTCCGGTATCATCCGGTTTGACCCGGAGGCGGATATGTTCTGTGCGTATTCATCCGACGGAGAGGCGGTTGTAGCCTTTGCTGCAGGCTTTAAGCGTGCTTGCGAGGATGATGCGCTTATCCGTGATTTGTTCTCGCGGGCGGAGCTGGATTAA
- a CDS encoding DUF4956 domain-containing protein, giving the protein MLDSIFSAALTTTELTFTNAILTILISIALGGLISYTYMKTSPAGYSQSFVLTMVLLPVIVAIIILLIGSNVARAFSLAGAFSIIRFRSAPGDPKDITFVLFTMASGLACGVGSFGYAVLFTLVLCILMVVLNRTGFGLKKSQQKTLKVTIPENLGYEEAFAEVFNKFGVAYELKKIRTTELGSLYELVYAVTINEQVSQKDFLDAIRTRNGNLDLSLTMAPAMNEY; this is encoded by the coding sequence ATGCTTGATTCCATTTTTTCCGCAGCCCTGACCACTACGGAGCTAACATTCACTAATGCTATTTTAACCATATTGATCTCCATTGCCCTTGGCGGACTCATCAGCTACACCTACATGAAGACGAGCCCGGCCGGATATTCACAGAGCTTCGTACTGACGATGGTCCTGCTGCCCGTAATTGTCGCCATCATCATTCTGCTCATCGGCAGTAACGTTGCCCGGGCGTTCAGCCTTGCCGGCGCCTTCTCCATCATCCGGTTCAGAAGCGCCCCCGGCGATCCGAAGGATATCACCTTTGTATTGTTCACTATGGCCTCCGGTCTTGCCTGCGGGGTAGGGTCCTTCGGTTACGCGGTACTGTTCACCCTGGTACTCTGCATCCTGATGGTCGTGCTTAACCGTACAGGCTTTGGCCTCAAGAAGTCGCAGCAAAAAACACTGAAAGTAACCATCCCCGAGAATCTGGGCTATGAGGAGGCTTTCGCGGAAGTCTTCAATAAATTTGGCGTTGCTTATGAGCTTAAGAAGATCAGAACGACTGAACTCGGCAGCCTGTATGAGCTGGTCTATGCCGTAACGATTAATGAACAAGTAAGCCAGAAGGATTTCCTAGACGCTATCCGTACACGCAACGGGAACCTTGATCTCTCACTGACCATGGCTCCGGCCATGAATGAATATTAA
- a CDS encoding SRPBCC domain-containing protein, producing the protein MSGKMISRVEGLELVLERVFDAPRDLVFKVFSEAEHLKQWWGPRGWTVPFCTVDFRPGGVWHYCMKCVDENQGEFFGMESWGKGIYHEIIDGKQIIYTDYFSDAEGNEIADMPSTLVTMLFEDQGGKTKLVSRSKYTSAEALQTVLDMGMEQGITETWDRLEEHLESVQQ; encoded by the coding sequence ATGTCCGGCAAAATGATTTCCCGTGTAGAAGGTCTTGAACTGGTGCTTGAACGTGTATTCGATGCACCGCGCGACCTTGTATTCAAAGTATTCTCAGAGGCAGAGCACTTGAAGCAGTGGTGGGGGCCGCGCGGCTGGACGGTTCCCTTCTGTACAGTAGATTTCCGTCCCGGCGGTGTGTGGCATTACTGCATGAAGTGTGTGGATGAGAATCAGGGAGAGTTCTTCGGAATGGAATCCTGGGGCAAAGGGATCTATCACGAAATTATAGATGGCAAGCAGATCATCTATACCGATTACTTCTCGGATGCCGAAGGTAATGAAATTGCAGATATGCCGTCCACGCTGGTGACGATGCTGTTCGAGGACCAAGGCGGGAAGACGAAGCTGGTTAGCCGCTCTAAGTACACTTCCGCCGAAGCGCTGCAAACCGTTCTGGATATGGGGATGGAGCAGGGAATTACGGAGACCTGGGACCGTCTGGAGGAGCATCTGGAGTCGGTTCAGCAATAG
- a CDS encoding PD-(D/E)XK nuclease family protein, translating to MTGQSLIQKLFYLVSDEHFAQIENLAKRPNLFNIVGRTHTETWHSMFLGWLLDPQGSHNLKDYSLKRFLVAVSNPTVYGEDAKLDEIARVASICDLKKANVYPNQEIKKEFSCPVGKMDVFIEIEDIEHDLKVIILLEQKVNAKIDNMQCKKYLDWVKSNYPNYFIIPVLLAPSHQINVSSEKTLGSSEWYCIDYQLLHDKVLTPIARNPELNPQVNALITQYIDVLKIPYNGRKLAVTDEEKELALELYSKHREAFEAIQAALSDSVDISLIPTTSEISKLMLYANGKKIDGSRVPEFYLKGLQFIINNSFDLEKITPFETSSKRYLVNTEPKHPNGNPFTVPVSYNGYYIEAHKSREQAIKDLAKLLKALNMRVSLEVDPYSD from the coding sequence ATGACTGGACAATCTTTAATTCAAAAGCTTTTCTATTTAGTTTCTGATGAGCACTTTGCCCAAATTGAGAATCTTGCCAAAAGACCGAATCTCTTTAATATTGTGGGTAGAACACATACTGAAACTTGGCACTCAATGTTTTTAGGCTGGTTGTTAGATCCACAAGGTAGTCACAATTTAAAAGACTATTCTTTAAAAAGATTTCTTGTAGCTGTTTCTAACCCAACGGTGTATGGGGAGGACGCTAAACTTGATGAGATTGCTAGGGTTGCTTCTATTTGTGACTTGAAAAAGGCAAACGTGTATCCCAATCAAGAGATCAAAAAAGAATTCAGTTGTCCTGTTGGTAAGATGGATGTATTTATTGAGATAGAAGATATAGAACATGATTTAAAAGTGATTATTCTACTTGAACAAAAAGTTAATGCTAAAATCGATAATATGCAATGTAAGAAATATCTGGATTGGGTTAAAAGTAACTATCCAAATTATTTTATAATACCTGTATTATTAGCACCGAGTCACCAAATTAATGTTTCATCTGAAAAAACGTTAGGGAGCTCAGAGTGGTACTGTATTGACTATCAGTTGCTGCATGACAAAGTACTAACTCCCATTGCGAGAAATCCAGAGTTAAACCCACAAGTCAATGCGTTAATAACACAATATATTGATGTTCTAAAAATTCCTTATAATGGGAGGAAACTAGCGGTGACTGATGAAGAAAAAGAATTAGCTCTAGAGCTGTATAGTAAACATAGAGAGGCTTTTGAAGCTATCCAAGCTGCACTTTCTGACTCGGTAGATATTTCGCTTATTCCTACAACATCAGAAATTTCTAAATTAATGTTATATGCAAATGGCAAAAAAATAGACGGAAGTAGAGTACCTGAGTTTTATTTAAAAGGACTACAATTTATTATAAATAATTCTTTTGATTTAGAGAAGATTACTCCCTTTGAGACAAGTTCAAAAAGATATCTAGTTAACACTGAGCCTAAGCATCCAAATGGAAATCCGTTCACTGTACCAGTAAGCTATAATGGGTATTACATCGAGGCTCATAAGAGTAGAGAGCAAGCAATTAAAGATTTAGCCAAGTTATTAAAGGCCTTAAATATGAGAGTCAGTCTTGAAGTTGATCCGTATTCGGATTAA
- a CDS encoding response regulator transcription factor encodes MRILIVEDEQHLAEALTQILKKHNYSVDAVHDGRSGLDFAQSGIYDLLLLDIMMPEMDGITVLKTLRKEGISTPVIMLTAKGEITDMVTGLDYGADDYIAKPFASEELLARIRAALRRKGEVIPDDALKFGDIELNTANPKLTVKGKEMKLNLKETELLELLILRKQAVTSKEQIIEKLWGFDSEAEHNNVEVYISFLRKKLTFLNSGVRISTIRGVGYVLEVSS; translated from the coding sequence ATGAGAATATTAATTGTAGAAGACGAGCAGCATCTGGCCGAGGCCTTAACGCAAATATTGAAAAAGCATAATTATTCCGTAGATGCGGTGCATGACGGCAGATCGGGACTGGACTTTGCACAGAGCGGTATCTATGATCTGCTGCTGCTCGATATCATGATGCCGGAGATGGACGGAATTACCGTACTGAAAACGCTGCGGAAGGAAGGGATCTCCACACCGGTCATTATGCTGACGGCCAAGGGCGAGATTACCGACATGGTAACGGGGCTGGATTACGGGGCTGATGACTACATCGCCAAGCCGTTTGCCTCGGAGGAGCTGCTGGCGAGAATCCGGGCTGCCCTGCGGCGTAAAGGGGAAGTGATTCCTGACGATGCCCTGAAGTTCGGTGATATCGAGCTGAATACGGCGAATCCGAAGCTGACGGTCAAGGGCAAGGAGATGAAGCTGAACCTTAAGGAGACCGAGCTCCTGGAGCTGCTGATCCTGCGGAAGCAGGCTGTAACCTCGAAGGAGCAGATTATCGAGAAGCTGTGGGGCTTCGATTCCGAAGCGGAGCATAATAACGTGGAGGTCTATATCTCTTTTTTGCGGAAAAAGCTTACCTTCCTTAACTCCGGGGTGCGGATCAGCACAATCCGGGGCGTCGGGTACGTGTTAGAGGTGAGCTCCTGA
- a CDS encoding HAMP domain-containing sensor histidine kinase gives MFNKLRNRFLIVNLVTISVMMLIAFASIYIIMYVNVQNDINMDLHRIADYQQKGPGDAGRPGGGGEGGGGIGGASGGIPQDKGPLDGSQPPERSISFTVIADAEGNLTDKESKFTMDDEFYTAALAKALDNGKDTGRFTLDDSRWIYMIKHNSSEKIVVFLDITAQQKILTNLIYTFTAVGLLMLIILYFTSRFFANRSIAPVREAFEKQKQFIADASHELKTPLTIINTNADVLLSNSDDTIHNQAKWLQYIKSETRRMTRLTNDLLYLTEMDDSRTGMVHSKFNMSDAVENIILTMEAVIFEKNIAFDYNIEPGLTVTGNSEQIKQVVMILLDNAVKYTNPKGAVTIALQKQNSDVLLSVSNTGEGIAAEHLTRIFDRFYRTDTSRARKQGGYGLGLAIAKSIVDQHKGKIYAKSAAGESATFYVQLP, from the coding sequence ATGTTCAACAAACTCAGAAACCGCTTCCTGATTGTCAATCTGGTTACCATTTCTGTCATGATGCTGATTGCCTTCGCCTCCATCTATATCATCATGTATGTGAATGTGCAGAATGACATTAATATGGACCTGCACCGGATCGCTGACTATCAGCAAAAAGGACCGGGTGATGCGGGCCGGCCTGGCGGCGGGGGCGAGGGTGGCGGCGGTATCGGCGGTGCTAGCGGCGGGATTCCCCAAGATAAAGGGCCGCTGGACGGCAGCCAGCCTCCGGAACGTTCCATTTCCTTCACGGTCATCGCGGATGCGGAAGGGAATCTGACGGACAAGGAATCCAAATTCACGATGGATGATGAATTCTATACAGCCGCGCTGGCGAAGGCGCTGGACAACGGCAAGGATACCGGAAGATTCACCCTGGATGACAGCCGCTGGATCTACATGATTAAGCATAACAGCAGCGAGAAGATTGTCGTCTTCCTGGACATCACCGCCCAGCAAAAAATCCTCACCAACCTGATCTACACCTTCACTGCGGTCGGGCTGCTGATGCTGATTATTCTGTACTTCACCAGCCGTTTCTTCGCGAACCGCTCCATTGCGCCGGTCCGGGAGGCTTTTGAGAAGCAGAAGCAGTTCATCGCCGATGCCTCCCATGAGCTGAAGACACCGCTGACCATCATCAACACCAACGCGGATGTACTGCTCTCCAACAGTGACGATACGATTCATAACCAGGCGAAGTGGCTGCAGTATATCAAGTCGGAGACCCGGCGGATGACCCGGCTGACCAATGATCTGCTCTATCTGACGGAGATGGATGATTCCCGGACCGGGATGGTTCACAGCAAATTCAACATGAGCGATGCGGTGGAGAATATTATTTTGACTATGGAGGCCGTAATATTCGAGAAAAACATCGCCTTCGACTACAACATCGAACCCGGCCTGACCGTAACGGGCAACAGCGAGCAGATCAAGCAGGTGGTCATGATTCTGCTCGACAATGCCGTGAAATACACAAATCCCAAGGGTGCGGTAACCATTGCGCTCCAAAAGCAAAACAGCGACGTCCTCCTCTCCGTCTCAAACACCGGGGAAGGCATCGCCGCCGAGCATCTGACGCGGATCTTTGACCGCTTCTACCGCACGGACACCTCAAGAGCCCGCAAGCAGGGCGGCTACGGTCTCGGTCTCGCGATTGCAAAATCGATTGTGGACCAGCATAAAGGAAAGATTTACGCGAAGAGTGCGGCCGGGGAGTCTGCCACGTTCTATGTACAGCTGCCTTGA